The following coding sequences are from one Triticum aestivum cultivar Chinese Spring chromosome 5A, IWGSC CS RefSeq v2.1, whole genome shotgun sequence window:
- the LOC123107618 gene encoding uncharacterized protein, with amino-acid sequence MASQRGPPSPAPVATTIAITDIGDDLLCEIFLRLPSLPSLVRAALACRAFLHAVRSSPAFRRRFRAVHPPQILGFLNAGIHSLIPLDGRSDRDLAAAVHGSDFRFIRLPKDRDHSRWEILNGCHDRCGYVFLCNEDTNQIAAYNPLKRALYIVPCPPQETCDPHCHDFRIIFSEDDQRSFRVVCVQQKLDRFSVFSSDSREWQSISWVDTSTPQHGDDGGDNCVLSSYTDTVMTEFDRLAYWKDKNTGYIVVLNTVTLQLSRMDLPQPLKDKDSTQFELGRTNAGKLCMVCADGFGADKTMIAVWIWRADGDGVDKWMQHKVFPLNMFIDVTACSAEYGVITVQVVVVIDGFVFLCIDFGSLTKFFLSFCLETENVNEFFNHTFHNDIHPYIMAWPPSLLSNKENSETNITGGDATDDGPVGTEETLSVLGGGESIQTIRVQSPLKITVLLENRNVFNVYCS; translated from the exons ATGGCCTCCCAACGAGGGCCACCGTCGCCGGCGCCAGTGGCTACCACCATCGCCATTACTGATATCGGCGACGACCTCCTCTGCGAGATCTTCCTCCGCCTCCCCTCCCTCCCGAGCCTCGTCCGCGCCGCCCTAGCGTGCCGCGCCTTCCTCCACGCCGTCCGATCGTCTCCCGCCTTCCGCCGCCGCTTCCGGGCGGTCCACCCGCCCCAAATCCTTGGATTCTTGAACGCAGGCATTCATTCCCTCATTCCCCTCGACGGCCGCTCCGACCGTGACCTAGCCGCGGCCGTCCACGGCAGCGATTTCCGCTTCATCCGGCTCCCGAAAGACAGAGACCACTCCAGGTGGGAGATCCTCAATGGCTGCCACGACCGCTGCGGCTACGTCTTCCTCTGCAACGAGGACACCAACCAGATAGCTGCCTACAACCCCCTCAAGCGGGCGCTGTATATCGTCCCTTGCCCTCCCCAAGAGACATGCGATCCCCACTGCCATGATTTCCGCATCATCTTCTCCGAAGATGACCAGAGGTCGTTCCGTGTGGTCTGTGTGCAGCAGAAGCTGGATCGCTTCTCTGTCTTCTCATCGGACAGCAGGGAGTGGCAGAGTATCTCTTGGGTGGATACCTCGACGCCGCAGCATGGGGACGATGGAGGCGACAACTGCGTGCTCTCGTCTTACACAGATACTGTGATGACCGAATTTGATAGATTAGCCTACTGGAAAGACAAAAATACAGGGTATATTGTCGTGCTCAACACTGTGACGCTGCAATTATCTCGAATGGATTTGCCGCAGCCCTTGAAAGATAAAGACTCCACGCAATTTGAACTTGGCCGGACCAACGCTGGGAAGCTTTGCATGGTTTGCGCAGATGGCTTCGGTGCCGACAAAACAATGATCGCGGTTTGGATTTGGAGAGCCGATGGTGATGGTGTTGACAAGTGGATGCAGCACAAGGTGTTCCCACTGAACATGTTTATTGACGTCACGGCGTGCTCAGCGGAGTATGGTGTCATCACGGTGCAGGTTGTGGTGGTCATCGATGGATTTGTGTTCCTGTGTATTGATTTTGGCAGCCTTACCAAGTTCTTCCTGTCTTTCTGCCTGGAAACGGAGAATGTAAACGAGTTCTTCAATCATACATTTCACAACGATATCCATCCCTATATCATGGCGTGGCCTCCTTCATTGCTAAGCAACAAG GAGAATTCAGAAACCAACATTACTGGAGGCGATGCGACAGACGATGGTCCTGTGGGTACAGAAGAAACTCTCTCTGTTCTCGGTGGCGGAGAAAGCATCCAAACAATTCGTGTACAGAGTCCCCTAAAGATCACAGTTTTACTCGAGAATAGAAATGTATTTAATGTATACTGTTCTTGA